Below is a genomic region from Isosphaeraceae bacterium EP7.
TCCATGCCCACGCCACGGCCGGAGATGTCAGTCACGGTCTCGGCCGTGCTCAGGCCGGGGTGGAAGATGTACTGGACGACCTGACGGTCGCTCAGCCTGTGCGACTCTTCCTCGCCGATCAGGCCCTTTGCCACGGCCTTGCGGCGGACCTTCTCGCGGTCGATGCCACGGCCGTTGTCGCTAACGGTGATGACGACGCTATTCCCCCGATGTGAGGCGGCCAGCGAGACCGTGCCTACGCGGGGCTTGCCCGCGGCCTCGCGGACGTCGGGCGCCTCCAGGCCATGGTCGACTGCGTTGCGGATCAGGTGGACGAGCGGGTCGCCCAGCTCGTCGATCATCCGCTTGTCCAGCTCGGTCTTCTCGCCCTCGGTCCGCAGGACCACCTCCTTGCCCGACGTCTGCTTCAGGTCGCGGATCACGCGATGGAATCGGTCGAAGAGCGGCCCGATCGGCACCATCCTGGTCTCCAGGACGCCTCGCTGGATGCCGTCGGAGACCCTGGAGAGATGATCGATGGCCTCCGACATGGCGGCGAGCCGCTCGCGCCCCTGGCGGATCAGGTCGAGTTCGACCTCGATCACGCGGAAGTTCTCGCGGAGCCTGCGGATCTGTGCGGCCCAACGGCCAATCGAGCCGCCCGCGAGATGCTCAGTGGCTTCTCGCCCCTCAAGGCCCTGGGCGATCCCATCGAGCCGGTCAAGGGTGTCGGCCGCAAGGAGCTGCGCGTTCGAGTCTCGGAACAGCTCGTCGAGCCCGCGGGCGATCTCGGAGAACCGAGACTTGCTGATGACCAGCTCGCCCGCCAGGTTCATGAGCTGGTCGAGCCGGTCGACGTCGACGCGGACCGTCTCGGCAACTCGCTTCCTGACCTCGCCCAGAGGCGAAGTCGCGGCCTTGGTGTCGGCCGCGGAGGCCTCGGGTTCGATTGCCGGGGCAATCTCATCACGCATCGAGACGTGAGAGTCAGGCGATTCTCCAACCTCGTCTTCGCGTTCTCCGGAAGGTTGGGGGGTGGGGACGACGGGAAGGGCAGGGGGCGCGATCGGGTCGGGAAGTCGGCCTTCGTCGGGCAAGACGCCAACGCCCGAGACGGCCTCGACGTCGGATCCCGCCACGCCGTCGACGTCGACCAGGGCTAGCAGGTCGCCCTCGCTGGCGTCGGCGACCAGCCAGATCCGGAAGCAACGGAGATCCTCGTTGTCTTCGAGCTGGTCGGCGGGCGGGTCGGTGGCCAGGATTCGGGCCTTGGCGGCGAGCCGATTCAGGACGAGTTTCGCCTTCATGTCGGGCCAGGGCAGGTTCGGCTCGAACCGGAGTGTGAGGCAGGTGATCACCTCGCCTTCCAGGCTCACGGTCGGCCGGATAGGCTCGGCGGTCGAGGAGGGCTCGTCCTCGGCCGACGGCGCGGACTCCTCCTCTTCGTGGCCTTCGGAAATCCGGACGACCAGGGCTGTCAGGGCCGCAAGGTCGACGGCGCTTTGGCCCTCGGCCCGGAGATCCTTGTGGTAGTCGCGGAGGGCGTCCAGGCAGCGGAAGCAGAGGTCGAGCGAGCGCCGATCGAGAGACCTCTTCCCGCTCCTGAGGGCGTCGAAATAGGCTTCGAGGTGGTGGGTCAGGTCCTTCACGGACTCGAACCCGAGCACCATCGAGGATCCCTTGATGGTGTGGACCAGGCGGAACACCGCGCGCAGCGACGCCTCCTCGGTGGGCGCCTGCTCCAGCTTGAGCAGCGCGTCGCTCAGGCTGGCGATCTGCTCATCGGTCTCGTCCAGATAGTAGGGAAGTAGGTCTGTCAGATCGAAGCCCGACATGGACAGGATCCTCTGGATTCGAGGCGATTCGTCGCGACCCGGTCAGGCCGGCTTCTGATAGAGCCAGGTCTTGTGCTTGGTCAGCTCGCCGAGCATCGTGAAGATCCCTTCGGTGGGCCCGACCACCAGATACCCGCCCCGGGCGAGCGCGTCGAGAAGGCGTCGAACGACGACTCGCTTGGATTCGTCATCGAAGTAGATCAGCACGTTCTTGATGAAGATGCAGTCGAAAGGCTCCTGGGCGATGGGCCTGAGGAGGTTGTGGAGCTTCCAGGTCACTAAGTCACGCACCTCGGGCTTGAGCGTCCATCGCTGCTGGGCTGCGTCGTGGTCGAACGCCTTCTTCCGCTCCTCAGCCCCGATCAGGCGGACCGCCCTGGCATCGTAGCTCGCCAGGCGAGCAGTCGCCAGCGCGGCCCCGCTGATGTCGGTGCCCAGGATCGTGAGCTTGCGACCGCCCATGGCTAATCGGTTCGCGAAGACCTTCAGCGCGAGCGAATAAGGCTCCTCGCCCGTGGCACACGCGGCCGACCAGACACGCAGCGGCTTGTCGCGGGGGCGACCCTGCGTGGCGAGGCCGGGCAGGAACGTCCCGCCGAACCATTCATAATGCTGGATATCGCGATAGAAATAGGTCTCGTTCGTCGTGATGGCGTCGAGAAACGCCGGCATCTCGGACGCTCCGGCGAGCGAGGTCAGGTGGATGTAATAGGACTCGAAGGATCCGATGCCGGTCGCCCTGAGGCGGCGCCGGAGCCGGTTGCTGACCATCACTTTCTTAGAGGCGGGGATGCGGATCCCCGCGACCTTGTAGATCAAGGCGAGGAACCGCTCGAACTCAGGCCCGGTCAGCTCGCCGTTGATCACGCATCCCCCTCCGTCCGCAGCCTTTCCAGAATCTCCATCAGACCTTGAACTTCGAGGTCAGCTCTTTCAAGGTCGAGGCCTGGGCCCCCAGCTCCTCGGCGCTGGCGGAGAGTTGCTCGGAACTGGCCGCGTTGGTCTCGGTGATGGTGGAGACGTCCTGGATCGCCTTGCTGACCTCGCTCGCCGACTCGGACTGTTCCTGCGTGGCTTTGGCAATCTTGGCGATGCTCGCCGCGGTCTCCTCGACTCCGTGGACGATCGTCGCCAGCGACTGCCCGGCTTTTTCCGAGAGCTGGGCCCCATCGGCCACCCGCCGGGTGGACTCTTTGATCAGGGAGGTGATCTCCTTAGCGGCGGCCCTTGACCGCTCGGCCAACTTGCGGACCTCATCGGCCACGACGGCGAAGCCGAGCCCGTGCTCGCCGGCCCTTGCCGCCTCGATGGCGGCGTTGAGGGCCAGCAGGTTGGTCTGGCTGGCGATCTCGCCGATGACCTGGATGATGTCGCTGACCTGCTCGCTCGACTTGCGGATGAGGACCATCGCTTCGATCGCCTGGTCGACCGACTCGCCGCCCTGTTTGGCCAGGTGCGAAGTGCGCTCGGCCAGTTCACGGGCGGAATTGGCGTTCTGGTTGATCTCGACGATCGCCTTGCTGAGATGTTCGACCGAGGCCGACATCTCCTCGACGGTGGCCGCCTGGTTCTGAGACGAGTCGCTCAGGTAGCTGGCACTCTCGGCGACGACCCTGGCCCCCTCGGAGAACTGATTGGCCGATTCGATTACCTGGCCGATGACCTGCTTCAGATCGTCGGTCATCTCGGCGATGGCGCTGCCGAGCCGGCCCATGTCGCCGTCACCCTTGACCTCGACCTCGACGGTCAGGTCTCCCTTGGCGGCGGCCTGGGCTACCTTCATCAGCTGGTTGACGTTACGTTCCATGTCGTGCTTGGCCCGCTCGACTTCGGCCTGGCGGCGGACCCGCTCCAGTCGCGTCGAGATCATCCGTCCAATGCTCTTGAGGGTGTCAAGGCGATGCTCGGAGAGCTGGAGCTTCTTCTCACTGGTGAAGTCGAGCGCCCCCGTGACGACGCCGTCGACCAAAATCGGCAGGCCGACCGCCGAGTTCAGGCCCGCCGCGTTGGCCGCCGCGGCCCTGGGGTCAGCCGACCTGTTGGGCATCTCCGTCAGGACGACCATCTCGCGGGTCTGCCAGACGAGCCCTAGCGCGCCCTCCCCCTCGCGATAGCGTGCCTCCCGCGTCGCCCGGCGGAACTCCTCGGCCACATATCCGGAATCGGCCGTGAATTTCAGGACCCGCTCGGCCGGGTCCAACACCCAGGTCGCCCCGTAGGTCCACCCGAACGTCTCGCGTATCGTTTCCAGCGCGGTCATGGCCACCTCATGTTCGGTGGTGGCCCGGCCCATCGCCTGGAGGAGTTGGTTGATCGCGGACGTGTCCGAGGCCATCTCGACCTCGCGAGCCTCGGCCTGGATCTTCTCGGTCACGATGTCCCAGGTCAGCATCGGCCCGAGATATTTGCCCGACTTATCGAGGATCGCGCTGACGAGCAGATCGGCCTGCTCGGGGCCGATCTGGATCAGGGCGCGGTGAGGGAGATTCTTGGGATCGGCCAGCAGGCGCCTCTGATGTGAGGGGTCGCGGTGGAACATGTCGATCGACCGGCCCATCATCTCCTCGGGCTTGCAGGGCAGGTAGGCCTCGATCCGCTTCATGAGCTTGAGCGTTGCCGGGTTCATGTAGCGGATCTTCAGGTCGCGATCGGCGAACATCATGCTCGTCGGGGCATTCTCGAGCATCTGCGCCTGGCGGACCATCTCCTGCTGCTCGCCCAGGACGGTGATCTTGTCGGAGGCGAGCCGGGCGATCGCCCGCAGGGCGTCGAGCCGCTCGCGGGTGATATCCAGGGACTCCGAGGCGAAGAAGTCCATCGTGCCGATGACCTCGCCTCCCCTGAGGATGGGCAGGCAGACGGCCGCGCGCACCCCGGATCGTCGCGCAATCGGAGCCCGGCAGCAATCGGCGAGCTCGCCGATATCCTCGACGTGGACCAGCTCGCGACGGTGCCAGGCCCGGCCGTTGAGGCCCTCGCCGTCGGCGAACTTGGCCGCGCGGCTCACGCGGGCGAACTCGGCGTCGACCTCGCCCGAATCCATGGCGAAGACGAGGGCTTTCTGCTCCAGGTCGAGCGACCAGTACGACCCATACGCCCAACCGAATTCTCGGCGGATCGTGTCGAGGGTCGTCTTCACGATCTCGTCAATCGTCTCGGCGCGAACGATCGCCTCGACCGAGTCGATCACCGCCCGAGCGGTGCCCGAGGATGCGTCGTCCGCCTTCGGCCCGACGCCGTTGCCCTTGCCAATCTCATCAGCCAACGACTCAACGACGGGTGGCCCGTCCGTCCAGTTTGGCAACCTTCTCGGCCCGAGCCCGAAGCGGGACCGCTTGATCCGGCTGGGGCGTTCAGGCCCCTTGGGGCGATCGCTCGGCATGGTCGGTTCCACGGCTCACGCACCTTTTTCTGTGGACATCACGGGCAGAGCAGCGGCAACGGAGAGGCCCGAGGAGGGGTCGAGCTCGATCTCGCCGCGTGCGAAGAGCTTGTCGATATCGAGGATGATGATCAGGCGATCTTCGAGCCGAGCGAGACCGGCGATGTACTGCGTCGCGATGGCGGTCATCGCAATCGGTAATGGCTGAACCTGGTCGGCGGCGATCCGGACCACCTGCGTGACCTCGTCGACGATGAAGCCGATCGTCTTGTCATGGACGGAGACGACAATCGTCCGGGTTTCATCGTCGAACGGCAGGCCGTCCAGGCCGAATCTCTTGCGGAGATTCACGAGCGGGATGACCGTGCCTCGAAGGTTAATCAAGCCCTCGATCCACGCTGGGACCTGGGGAAGCCTGGTGATCGGCTTCATCAGGATAATCTCGCGTATCGTGGTGATCGCGAGGGCATAGTCGGCGCCGTCAAGCCGGAACCCGACGAGCTGACGGATTGACTGGTCCGCGCGACGAGGGTTGCGATCAGGCGAGGTCGAACTCGCGGCCGTTGTGGCGGACATAGAGCCCTCTCGCCCGGAGACACGACGGAGATGCGCAAGGATGAATCGGCGGCATCGCCGGTGGGAAGATCGGAGCGAGGCCGTTCGATTACGCGTCAATACCATATCATCCAAATGAGGACGAGGAGCGGGCCCACCGGAAAAATCCGAAAAGCCGACGCAGACTTCCGACCTTATGGGGCGTGTGTTCAGCTATTGGTAATCAGGACGCCAGGTTCTTGCCATGGAAGGGGAGTTCGATCCCCTCCACAGCGACCGGATCATCGCCGGCTGGCCACCTAGTCGCTCCAGATGGCCATTGACGACCCGATCCAGGTCGTGCACGTCGCGGGGCACGAAGTTGGCCTTCAGGCCGTGCTTCAGGTGCCCCCAGATGAACTCCACCGGGTTGAGGTCCGGGGCGTAGGCCGGCAGCCGCTCCAGATGCAGGCGAGGATAGCGTGACAGGGGCGTCCGAATCAGCGGCCCCTTGTGGTTGCTGCCGCCGCCCCAGATCACCACGACCGCGCCGCGCAGGTGCCGCAGCAGATCGCGCAGGAATGCCACGACCGCCGCCCCGTCGATGTAATGCGCCGGGTCGGTCCGCCAGTAGAGGCCGACACGGCGTCGCCGCGGGGCGACGGAGATCGCCGCAATCGTCGAGACCTTGTCGCGGTGCCGGCCGAACCCCGTCAGCACCGGTGTCCGGCCCCTCGGCGCCCAGGTCCGACGTAGCGTCGGGTTGAGGAAGAACCCGCTCTCGTCGATCAGGACGACGTGGGCCCGCTCGTCCCGGGCTTTTTTTTGATCCGCGGCCAGTCCTCGGCGGCCCAGCGGGCGATGGCCGGGTTGTCGCGTTCCACCGCCGTGGTCACGGGCTTCTGCGGCGAGTGGCCGCGGCGGCTGAGCCACTCGGCCAGGCAGTTGGAGTTGAAGCGGACGCCGTACCGCTGGGCGATCACCTCGGCCAGCCTGCGGGTGGTCCAGAGCTGGGTCTTGTCGCCGAAGGCCTCGGGGCTGACGGCCAGCCAGGACAAGACCGACCGCTCCTGCCTGCGCGACAGCTTCGGAGCGGGCCCCGGGTGCGGCTTGCCCTTGAGACCGTCCTCGCCGGCGGCGCGATAGGCGGCCATCCACTTGCCGACGGCCTTGAGCGAGACGCCCAGGAACGCGGCGACATCCTTCTGCTTCCAGCCCTCATTGACCCGCGTCACCGCCAGGCGGCGACGGGCTTCCAGTTCGGCGGCAGATCCCCGAGGTATCATCCCTGGATGCTACAGTCGATCCGACCGGGGTGACAAGGATCGGGCTATTTGAATGCCAATAGGTCTACCGCTTCACGAGCCAGTCAGAGGTGCGGATGTATGTGCCCGAAGGTAAGCTGATGCCCTAACAGTGAAATTTTCGGGAAACTACTGACTAAAGCTGGCCATGGTTTACTCTCGACCGAATTGTGGAGCCTTGTCAGGGCACAATCCATCAGGCCAGGAGCCCCTCGATGACCGTGCCTTCGACGTCGGTCAACCGGAAATTCCGCCCTTGGGAACGGTAAGTGAGCCTGGTGTGATCGAGCCCCAGCAGGTTGAGAATCGTCGCCTGGAGGTCGTGCACGTGCACACGCCCCTCGACAGGGCGGAAGCCGAACTCATCAGTCTCGCCATAGACGACACCTGCCTTCGTGCCACCTCCGGCCATCCACATTGTGAAGGCGTCGACGTGGTGGTTACGTCCGACTTGCTCGCGCACCTCACCCATCGGGGTCCGGCCGAACTCACCTCCCCAGATCACGAGTGTTTCGTCCAGCAGGCCTCGCGCCTTCAGGTCCTGGACCAAGGCCGCGCACGGGTTGTCGATCTCGCGGCAGACGAGGTCCAGGTCGCCGGCCAGGTCCTGGCCGGGTGTCCCGTGATGGTCCCAGTTACTGTGGTAAAGCTGGACGAACCGCACCCCACGCTCGACCAGTCGCCTCGCCAGCAGGCAGTTCGCTGCGAATGATGGCTGGCCAGGCTCAGCGCCATAAAGATCCAGCGTCGCCTTCGATTCGCCCCGCAAGTCAATCAATTCGGGGGCGCTCGCCTGCATCCGGAAGGCCATCTCGTAGGAGGAGATCCGGGTGGCAATTTCCGGGTCGCCGGTCGCGTCCAGCCGCTCGCGGTTCAGGTCGCCGATCGCGTCGATCACCGCTCTCTGACGCGCAGGGTTCGTGCCCTTGGGGTTCGCCAGGTTCAAGATCGGCTCGGCACCGTTGCGGAAGGGAACCCCCTGGTGGACCGACGGCAGGAACCCGGTCCCCCAGTTCACCGCGCCGCCGCGAGGCCCACGCGGTCCCGATTGGAGGACCACGAAGCCTGGAAGTTCGTTCGACTCGCTTCCGATCCCGTAGGTCAGCCACGCACCCAGGCTAGGCCGGCCGAACTGGGTACTCCCCGTGTTCATGAACAGCTTCGCCGGGGCGTGGTTAATTGGCTCGGTAACCACCGATTTGATCACCGTCAGGTCGTCCACGATGGTGGCGATCCGCGGAAGGCACTCCGAGACCCATGCCCCGCTTGCGCCATGTTGAGCGAAGGCGCGGCCCGTCGCCAGGAGCTTGGGCGGCTCCTTGGAGAACGTGTCCATGAAGGCGAACCGCTTGCCCCGAATGAAGGAATCGGGGATCGGCTTGCCGTGCCACTTGCCTAGCTCGGGCTTGTGTTCGAACAACTCAAACTGGCTGGGTCCGCCGGCCATGAAAAGGAAGATGACGCTCTTCGCCTTCGCCGGTCCATGCCCCGGCCTGGGAGCGAGCGGGTCGGCGTGACTGGCGGCGATATCTCCGCCGCGGCTCTCATTCAGGAGCGAGCCGAGAGCGATGGACCCAAGTCCGACGCCGCAATCGGCGAAGAATTGGCGGCGTGTCTGCTCGAGAAGTCTATGGTCGGGAGAATTCATATCATTCCCGCGTGATGAACTCGTCGAGGTTCAGGACCACTCGGGCTACGGTCGTCCAAGCGGACGTGTCATTCTGCTCATCGGCACGTTGACATTCCAATAATGCGTGCAGTCGCTCGCGCTCACGGCGGTTCGGCGTCCTTGCCAGGCATCGTCGGAATGCTTCGTCGATTCGCTCGTCGTCGGTCCGATTCCCTTCCGTCAGCCTCGCCGCCAGTGCGGCAGCGCACTCCACGAAAGCTTCGTCGTTCAGCAAGGTAAGGGCCTGTAAGGGCGTGTTTGACCGCAGTCTTCGCGTGCAGGACCGCGCACCATCAGGGGCATCGAACAATGTGAAGAGCGGATGCGGGGTCGCCCGCCAGAGGAACGTATACATCCCGCGTCGATATCGATCGGGACCGGAGCTGGTCGCCCATTCCCGCCGCATCTGCCCAAAATTCATCACGCCATCCGGCTGCGGCGGGAAGACGCTCGGACCGCCGACCTGCGGCGTGAGCAGCCCGCATGCCGACAGTGCCGCGTCTCGGATTAGCTCGGCGTCGAGTCGGAGTCGCGCCTGTCGCGAGAGCCGTCTGTTCTCGGGGTCAGTCGCCGTCACGTCGGCCCGGTATCGCGACGATTGCCGATACGTTGCCGACGTGACGATCAGGCGATGCATTGCCTTGAGGCTCCACCCGCTGCGTATGAACTCCGTGGCGAGCCAGTCGAGCAGCTCGGGATGAGACGGCTTCGCCCCCTGGGTCCCGAAGTCGTCATCCGTCTCGACGAGACCACGGCCGAAATAGACCTGCCAGAGCCGATTGACCGCAACCCGAGCCACGAGCGGGTTCTCGGGGGCGACGAGCCATCGGGCGAGATCCATGCGATCGGGGACCTCGTGGGACGTAGCCAGCCCGGGCAGGACTGTCGGCACGCCCGGCTCGACCTTCGCGGCAGGGCGAGTGAAGTCGCCTTGCGTAAGGAGGTGCGTCTCGCGAGGCTTCTCCCGATCTCGCACGACCATCGACGTCGAGAACTTCGGGGCGCTGCCCCGCAATGCCGCGATCGCCTCGCGGTGATGTTTCGAATCCGCAGCCTGGTCGATGAACGCGGCGAAGACGATCCGCTTCTGGAGGGCGTTGCGATTTTCGGAGACGATGTCAAACACGGCCCGCACCGCTTGCGACTGCTTCTGTCGGCCCGCCAAGTCGAGCGAGGCTTCCCACGCCGCCTGCTTGTCCTTCAGCGCCGGTTCATCGGCCTCGACCTTGGCGAGATAGGCGTGTGCTGCCATCTCAGCCGCCTCGGCCCGGGCGACGGCTTCGGGCGAGGCGAGGGGCATCTCGACCTCGTCAACATTGTTGAAGAACGCGAAGAATCGATAGTATTCTGATTGGGACAACGGGTCGTACTTGTGGTCGTGGCATTGACAGCAACCCATCGTCAGCCCGAGCCAGACCGAGGCGGTCGTGTTGGCGCGATCGATGATCGAATCGATCCGGAATTGCTCGATGTCAATTCCACCTTCCTGATTGATCGGCGTGTTACGGTGAAACCCCGTGGCAACCTTCTGGGCCAGAGTCGCCCCCGGCCGAAGGTCCCCGGCGATCTGGTCGATCGTGAACTCGTCGAAGGGCATGTCGCGGTTCAACGCGTCGATCACCCAGTCTCGGTACGGCCAGATCGTCCTGGGGGCATCGATGCTATAACCGTTCGAATCGGCGTATCGGGCCCCATCCAGCCAGAGCCGCCCCCACCGCTCCCCGTAGTGCGGCGACGCCAGGAGCCGATCGACCATGCGTTCGTGCGCGTCTGGCCGGTCATCGCGGAGGAACGCCTCGACGTCGGACGGGTCGGGGGGAAGACCCAGCAGGTCGAGGCTGATTCTGCGGATGCGGGTCGCCCGGTCGGCTTCCGGCGATGGGACAATCCCCTCGGCTTCCAATCCCTCAAGGATGAAGCGGTCGATCGGGTTGTGTGCCAACGCCCGATCCCGGATTGGGGGCGGCACGTGATGGACCGGCGGGACGAAAGCCCAGTGGGCCGGAGCCACCGAAGGGACCTCCTCGGCCGGGGCCTTGGCACCCTCGTCAATCCAACGTCGGATCGCTTCGATCTCGGCCTCGGAGAGGGGTGGACGATCCAGCGGCATCTGCTCGCCATCCCCATCACCTCGGAGTGCCAGCACCACCGGACTCTCGCCGCCACGCCCCGGCAAGATGACCGGCCCGTTCTCTCCTCCCTCAGCCAGTTCCCTGGCGGTGTCCAACCTCAGGCCGGCACGCGGCTTGGTCGCCCCGTGACAGCGGACGCAATGGGCTGCAAGGATGGGCTTCACACGACGAGCATAATCAACCTGAGTCTCGCCTCCCCTCGTAGGCGAGACGAGGCTGAGTAGGATCCCCAGAGTGACGGCGATGCGTCTCATCGTCAGCCTCATGGGTGAGCGGCTTGAGTGGATTCCGAAGATTCAACATCACCAGACTACAGGATTGTCCGGGTAATTCCAGAGTTCTCGGCCACGGTACATTCCGGCAATCAGTCAAGCGCAACAACCTTCACCCGGATGATGTGCTCACCTTCCGTCAGCGTCGCTAGTTCACGGGATGACGGCGGGCCGTCAGTGGCGATGGGGCGACGTCGGGTTTACACGCGGGATCGGGCCCTGAAGAATGTGGATCGCCAATGGAACGGCCTCGACACCGTGTCGGCCTTTTCATTTCGCGAGTCGTTCGGCAGAAGGCGAATCGATGTACGCTCGAATTGGCGGGATTCTCGGAGTGATGGCAATGATAGGGGCGGGTGCCGCGGAGGACACGCCCTACGTTGCCCGCCCATTGACCCGTACGGGCGAGTTCACCAAGGGGATCGAGGGGCCGAGTTGCGACCGCGAGGGGAACATTTACGTCGTCAACTTTGGCGTGGAACAGACCATTGCCAAGGTCAGGCCCGACGGACGAGGCGAGGTTTTCGTCTCCCTCCCCGGCAAGAGCGTCGGCAATGGGATCGTCTTCGACTCGCGCGAGCGGATGTTCGTAGCCGATTACGTGGGGCACAATGTCCTGCGGATCGACCCGAAGACTAGGTCCATTGAGGTCTTCGCGCATGCGGAGATGCACCAGCCCAACGACCTGGCCATCGCGCCCGACGACACGTTGTATGCCAGCGACCCAGACTGGCCCGGTGGCGGAGGGCAGGTATGGAAGATCTCGACGTCGGGAAAGGTCGAGCGGGTTGCAGCCGACATGGGCACGACCAATGGCATCGAGATCAGCCCCGATGGCAAGTGGCTTTACGTCAACGAGTCAGTCCAGCGGAATATCTGGAAGTTCCCCATAAGGGTCGACGGGACGCTGGGTCAGAAGCAACTCATCAAGCAATTCCCCGATTACGGCTTCGACGGGATGCGCTGCGACGAGGACGGCAACCTCTACATCACCCGCCATGGCAAGGGGACCGTCGTCATCATGACACCCGGTGGTCAGGTCTTACACGAGGTCGATGTCTTGGGCAAGAGCCCCACCAACCTCTGCTTCGGCGGTCCCGATGGCAAGACGATCTACGTCACCGAGGTCGAGCACACCCGACTCGTCACATTCCGCGTCGAGACGCCCGGGCTGGCCTGGCGACGGCGCCAGGCGAAGTGAATCGAAGCGACCCCACACACTCACGCGACAGCCGATGCTATCGCGACACCATCCGATCGGGAATATGAACATGACGCCGCAGACAAAGGCCAAATCATTGGGGATCACCTTCGCAAAGCAAGAGCCGGGCTATCTGGCTCTTGTCGTTCGCACGGGCGATCTGCTCATCACCTCAGGGCACGTCAGCGACATCAAGGGGAAACTCGGCGCGGGGCTGACGGTCGAGGAGGGGAAAGTGGCAGCCCGCGATTGTGCCGTCAAGATCCTCAATTCAGTCTGGAATGCCCACGGTACGATCGACGGTCTAAAGTTGTTGAAACTCTTGGGCTGCGTGAATTCGACTCAGGAATTCGTCGAGCAGCACTTGGTGATCAACGGGTGCAGCGACCTAATGCACGAAATCTTCGGAAAGGACGGCGACGGGTACCACGCCCGAAGCGCACTCGGCTTTGCGCAGCTCCCGACCGGCGCGGCAGTCGAGGTCGAGGCGATCTTCGAGATCAAGTCTTGAACCGGTCTGTGCGATAGGCGGCCCCCGACGGGACGCCCCGTCGGGTCATGGGGCTGTCGCCCGAGCGTCAGCCCCATGACCCGAGTCTCACCGAGAATCGTGACCAGGGTGTCCATCGAGCAGGGTCGGGTGTCCACAAGCCGTAGACAATTTGCCAGATATGATGCGGATCGAGAGTTTCTTTGCCTCTTCGAAATCGGAGGTGACGGACAACGAGACCTTCGCCAGTAGAGGGTGATATGAGCTGAAGTCGAATCCTGAACGTAGTTTAGGCTATGATCACGCACCTATCTCACCCCAGCGAAGTCTCCGACCACTTAGTGGTTCATCCGGCAAGTGTCCCGACACCCGGCACG
It encodes:
- a CDS encoding DUF1501 domain-containing protein; amino-acid sequence: MNSPDHRLLEQTRRQFFADCGVGLGSIALGSLLNESRGGDIAASHADPLAPRPGHGPAKAKSVIFLFMAGGPSQFELFEHKPELGKWHGKPIPDSFIRGKRFAFMDTFSKEPPKLLATGRAFAQHGASGAWVSECLPRIATIVDDLTVIKSVVTEPINHAPAKLFMNTGSTQFGRPSLGAWLTYGIGSESNELPGFVVLQSGPRGPRGGAVNWGTGFLPSVHQGVPFRNGAEPILNLANPKGTNPARQRAVIDAIGDLNRERLDATGDPEIATRISSYEMAFRMQASAPELIDLRGESKATLDLYGAEPGQPSFAANCLLARRLVERGVRFVQLYHSNWDHHGTPGQDLAGDLDLVCREIDNPCAALVQDLKARGLLDETLVIWGGEFGRTPMGEVREQVGRNHHVDAFTMWMAGGGTKAGVVYGETDEFGFRPVEGRVHVHDLQATILNLLGLDHTRLTYRSQGRNFRLTDVEGTVIEGLLA
- a CDS encoding PSD1 and planctomycete cytochrome C domain-containing protein; this translates as MRRIAVTLGILLSLVSPTRGGETQVDYARRVKPILAAHCVRCHGATKPRAGLRLDTARELAEGGENGPVILPGRGGESPVVLALRGDGDGEQMPLDRPPLSEAEIEAIRRWIDEGAKAPAEEVPSVAPAHWAFVPPVHHVPPPIRDRALAHNPIDRFILEGLEAEGIVPSPEADRATRIRRISLDLLGLPPDPSDVEAFLRDDRPDAHERMVDRLLASPHYGERWGRLWLDGARYADSNGYSIDAPRTIWPYRDWVIDALNRDMPFDEFTIDQIAGDLRPGATLAQKVATGFHRNTPINQEGGIDIEQFRIDSIIDRANTTASVWLGLTMGCCQCHDHKYDPLSQSEYYRFFAFFNNVDEVEMPLASPEAVARAEAAEMAAHAYLAKVEADEPALKDKQAAWEASLDLAGRQKQSQAVRAVFDIVSENRNALQKRIVFAAFIDQAADSKHHREAIAALRGSAPKFSTSMVVRDREKPRETHLLTQGDFTRPAAKVEPGVPTVLPGLATSHEVPDRMDLARWLVAPENPLVARVAVNRLWQVYFGRGLVETDDDFGTQGAKPSHPELLDWLATEFIRSGWSLKAMHRLIVTSATYRQSSRYRADVTATDPENRRLSRQARLRLDAELIRDAALSACGLLTPQVGGPSVFPPQPDGVMNFGQMRREWATSSGPDRYRRGMYTFLWRATPHPLFTLFDAPDGARSCTRRLRSNTPLQALTLLNDEAFVECAAALAARLTEGNRTDDERIDEAFRRCLARTPNRRERERLHALLECQRADEQNDTSAWTTVARVVLNLDEFITRE
- a CDS encoding SMP-30/gluconolactonase/LRE family protein produces the protein MAMIGAGAAEDTPYVARPLTRTGEFTKGIEGPSCDREGNIYVVNFGVEQTIAKVRPDGRGEVFVSLPGKSVGNGIVFDSRERMFVADYVGHNVLRIDPKTRSIEVFAHAEMHQPNDLAIAPDDTLYASDPDWPGGGGQVWKISTSGKVERVAADMGTTNGIEISPDGKWLYVNESVQRNIWKFPIRVDGTLGQKQLIKQFPDYGFDGMRCDEDGNLYITRHGKGTVVIMTPGGQVLHEVDVLGKSPTNLCFGGPDGKTIYVTEVEHTRLVTFRVETPGLAWRRRQAK
- a CDS encoding RidA family protein is translated as MTPQTKAKSLGITFAKQEPGYLALVVRTGDLLITSGHVSDIKGKLGAGLTVEEGKVAARDCAVKILNSVWNAHGTIDGLKLLKLLGCVNSTQEFVEQHLVINGCSDLMHEIFGKDGDGYHARSALGFAQLPTGAAVEVEAIFEIKS